From the Lathyrus oleraceus cultivar Zhongwan6 chromosome 4, CAAS_Psat_ZW6_1.0, whole genome shotgun sequence genome, one window contains:
- the LOC127074588 gene encoding serine--glyoxylate aminotransferase, whose translation MDYVNGPGRNHLFVPGPVNIPDQVIRAMSRNNEDYRSPAIPALTKELLEDVKKIFKTTTGTPFLFPTTGTGAWESALTNTLSPGDRIVSFVIGQFSLLWIDQQQRLKYNVDVVESEWGRGADLDVLESKLASDSAHTIKAICIVHNETATGVTNNLAKVRQLLDAYSHPALLLVDGVSSICALDFRMDEWGVDVAITGSQKALSLPTGIGFVVASPKAIEASKTAKSLRVFFDWSDYLKFYKLGTYWPYTPSIQLLYGLRAALDLIFEEGLENIFARHNRLGTATRLAVEAWGLKNCTQKEEWFSDTVTAVLVPPNIDGAEIVRRAWKRYNLSLGLGLNKVAGKVFRIGHLGNMNELQLLGCLAGVEMILKDVGYPVKLGSGVAAASAYLQNNIPLIPSRI comes from the exons ATGGACTATGTTAATGGACCAGGAAGAAACCATCTCTTTGTTCCAGGGCCGGTTAACATACCTGACCAGGTCATTCGGGCTATGAGCCGAAACAACGAGGACTATCGTTCTCCTGCAATTCCAGCTCTCACAAAAGAGCTACTTGAGGATGTCAAGAAGATTTTCAAGACTACTACCGGAACACCCTTTCTTTTCCCTACCACTG GTACTGGTGCTTGGGAGAGTGCTCTGACAAACACATTGTCGCCTGGAGATCGAATTGTATCTTTTGTGATAGGCCAGTTCAGTTTGCTTTGGATTGACCAGCAGCAGCGCCTAAAATATAACGTCGATGTTGTGGAAAGTGAATGGGGCCGTGGTGCTGATCTCGACGTTTTGGAGTCAAAACTTGCTTCAGATTCTGCACACACTATTAAGGCTATTTGCATTGTTCACAATGAGACTGCAACTGGTGTCACCAATAACTTGGCCAAAGTCCGACAACTTCTTG ATGCATACAGCCATCCAGCTCTTCTTCTTGTTGATGGAGTGTCATCCATTTGTGCTCTCGATTTCCGTATGGACGAATGGGGAGTAGATGTGGCCATAACTGGTTCTCAGAAAGCCCTTTCTCTTCCTACTGGGATAGGATTTGTGGTTGCAAGTCCTAAAGCTATTGAAGCTTCGAAAACTGCTAAGTCGCTTCGAGTTTTCTTTGATTGGAGTGACTACCTGAAATTCTACAAGTTAGGAACCTATTGGCCATACACTCCTTCCATTCAGCTTCTCTATGGTCTCAGGGCAGCTCTTGATCTCATTTTCGAGGAAGGACTTGAAAATATTTTTGCAAGGCACAATCGTTTAGGTACAGCAACCAG ACTTGCTGTGGAGGCATGGGGATTGAAgaattgcacacaaaaggaagAGTGGTTCAGTGACACTGTGACTGCTGTTCTTGTTCCTCCAAACATTGACGGTGCTGAAATTGTAAGAAGGGCATGGAAAAGATACAATCTGAGCTTAGGTTTGGGACTAAACAAAGTTGCTGGCAAGGTTTTCAGAATTGGACACCTTGGTAACATGAATGAG TTGCAATTATTGGGATGTCTTGCTGGTGTGGAGATGATTCTGAAAGATGTGGGCTATCCAGTGAAGCTAGGAAGTGGAGTTGCTGCTGCCAGTGCATACTTACAGAACAATATTCCTCTCATCCCTTCAAGGATTTAA